One part of the Phoenix dactylifera cultivar Barhee BC4 chromosome 4, palm_55x_up_171113_PBpolish2nd_filt_p, whole genome shotgun sequence genome encodes these proteins:
- the LOC103708181 gene encoding zinc finger BED domain-containing protein RICESLEEPER 1-like, with protein sequence MSQSTEMEGTGNTDATGPHNPRSRKLRSLVWNDFTKERKADGSFVAICNHCKKQLTASSRSGTTHLKNHLGICMSSKRIKRKKLVVRRLVLKSTDAKNDGAPGLEHPQYDQELSRQDLARMIVLHGYPFSIVHHVGFRTFVRNLQPQFKLPSYDAVKAECMKIYENARLRLHESLDKLLCRVSLTVDMWRSGEGLEYVCMTGHYVDDEGKLKKKILNFVPIEAPLTGEEISKSIAEKLRVWNIDRKLGSIVLDSCSTSDIVTRELLKSLRPKGFLLSNGDLFCVHSCAHVLNLMVQESMELAREVTDRVRNSVQYVKSSQERSIKFQKAAKQVGAPEKPLVLDDPTSWVSTYLMLETACQYQDAFPCLAEWDTDFTDFLSSKAWTDAKAVTECLEVLYHVIEKFSATRVPTANLYFNDICGIHLLMKTWCMSPHSIVASMAAQMLEKFEQYWDLTRIIMAIASILDPRYKMKSIEYYFKLIYSDPYEAKARIDNIRNCFINLYNEYAVQSANSSKNQALLCYVGNTSGYTSSESGTGGESKTSYRITLSDTRRGLDQYLQETSSSQPSKSDMDMYLEESVHPSKEGLDDNFNILAWWKFNAAKYPVLSIMARDILAIPVSIVPLDSEARTLNQYLSPMDPMIVQGIICAQDWLKDEIEASPTVGPMDALALVSAAAGLEGDDECMMPPNGDEFSPLSK encoded by the exons ATGTCGCAATCCACCGAGATGGAGGGAACTGGTAACACCGACGCCACCGGACCGCACAATCCTCGATCAAGAAAGCTGAGGTCGCTCGTCTGGAATGATTTCACCAAGGAGCGGAAGGCCGACGGTAGTTTCGTCGCCATCTGCAATCACTGCAAGAAGCAGCTGACTGCGAGCAGTCGGAGCGGGACCACGCATCTGAAGAACCATCTGGGAATTTGTATGTCCAGCAAGCGAATAAAGAGGAAGAAGCTGGTCGTCCGGCGGCTGGTCCTTAAGTCGACCGATGCGAAGAATGACGGCGCCCCGGGTCTGGAGCACCCTCAGTATGACCAAGAATTGAGTCGGCAGGATCTTGCCCGCATGATCGTTCTGCATGGCTATCCTTTCTCCATCGTTCATCACGTCGGCTTCAGAACGTTTGTGAGAAACCTTCAGCCGCAGTTTAAGTTGCCGTCTTATGACGCGGTGAAAGCAGAGTGCATGAAGATCTACGAGAATGCGAGGCTTAGGCTGCATGAGTCGCTTGACAAGCTTCTTTGTCGAGTGAGTCTTACGGTTGACATGTGGAGATCGGGCGAGGGTCTGGAATATGTCTGCATGACGGGCCACTATGTGGATGATGAGGGGAAGCTTAAGAAGAAGATTCTCAACTTTGTACCCATTGAAGCTCCATTGACTGGGGAAGAAATTAGTAAATCCATTGCGGAGAAGCTGCGAGTGTGGAATATTGATAGAAAATTAGGTAGCATAGTCTTAGATAGTTGTAGCACCAGTGATATAGTGACAAGAGAGCTGCTCAAATCTCTTCGGCCAAAAGGTTTCCTTCTTTCTAATGGTGATCTATTCTGTGTGCATTCCTGTGCACATGTTCTGAATCTCATGGTCCAAGAAAGTATGGAACTGGCACGCGAGGTAACTGATAGAGTCCGGAATAGTGTGCAATATGTGAAATCCTCACAGGAAAGAAGCATAAAATTTCAGAAGGCAGCAAAGCAAGTGGGAGCCCCAGAGAAGCCATTAGTTCTTGATGATCCAACTAGCTGGGTCTCTACTTATTTGATGCTTGAAACTGCATGCCAATATCAAGATGCTTTCCCTTGTCTGGCAGAATGGGATACTGATTTCACAGACTTTCTATCTTCCAAGGCCTGGACTGATGCTAAAGCTGTCACTGAATGTCTGGAGGTGCTGTACCATGTTATAGAGAAGTTCTCAGCCACGAGAGTTCCAACTGCCAATCTTTATTTCAATGATATATGTGGTATTCATTTGCTCATGAAGACCTGGTGCATGAGCCCACATTCCATTGTTGCGTCAATGGCTGCGCAAATGCTTGAGAAATTTGAACAATATTGGGACTTGACTCGAATAATAATGGCAATTGCTTCTATTTTAGATCCTAGATACAAGATGAAGTCTATCGAGTACTACTTCAAGCTGATCTATAGCGATCCATATGAAGCCAAGGCAAGGATTGATAATATTCGTAACTGTTTTATAAATCTTTACAATGAATATGCAGTTCAATCAGCTAATTCTTCGAAAAATCAAGCACTCCTCTGCTATGTAGGAAATACTAGTGGCTACACTAGTTCTGAGAGTGGAACTGGGGGAGAATCTAAAACATCCTATCGCATTACACTATCTGATACACGTCGAGGACTTGATCAGTATCTTCAAGAGACATCATCAAGTCAACCATCAAAATCTGACATGGATATGTACTTGGAGGAATCTGTTCATCCCTCGAAAGAAGGTCTCGATGATAATTTTAACATCTTAGCTTGGTGGAAGTTTAATGCAGCAAAATATCCTGTCCTTTCTATAATGGCCCGTGATATTTTGGCGATTCCTGTGTCAATTGTTCCATTAGACAGTGAAGCTAGAACGCTCAATCAGTATCTGAGTCCCATGGACCCAATGATTGTACAAGGCATTATATGTGCGCAGGATTGGCTAAAAGATGAAATTGAAG cATCACCAACTGTCGGACCAATGGATGCCCTTGCACTTGTTTCTGCAGCCGCTGGCTTGGAGGGTGATGATGAGTGCATGATGCCACCTAATGGAGATGAATTTTCTCCACTATCAAAATAG